The Erythrolamprus reginae isolate rEryReg1 chromosome 3, rEryReg1.hap1, whole genome shotgun sequence genome contains a region encoding:
- the TADA2B gene encoding transcriptional adapter 2-beta has protein sequence MAELGKKYCVYCLAEVSSLRFRCTECTDIELCPECFSAGAEIGPHRRWHGYQLVDGGRFTLWGAEAEGGWSSREEQLLLDAIEQFGFGNWEDMATHVGASRTPQEVMEHYVSMYIHGNLGKACIPDVIPNRVTDHTCPSGGPLSPSLTMPLPPLDITVAEQQQLGYMPLRDDYEIEYDQDAETLISGLSVNYDDDDVEIELKRAHVDMYVRKLKERQRRKNIARDYNLVPAFLGKDRRDKEKPAKRKTTKEEKELRLKLRSLYQFMSCKEFDDFFENLHKEKVLRTKIRELQRYRRNGITKMEESAEYEAARHKREKRKENKNIGTSKRGKEEGKDGEFSAIENLPGFELLSDREKVLCNSINLSPARYVTVKTIIIKDHLQKRQGIPSKSRLPSYLDKILKKRILNFLTESGWISRDAS, from the exons ATGGCGGAACTGGGCAAAAAGTATTGCGTGTACTGCTTGGCTGAGGTCAGCTCGCTTCGTTTCCGCTGCACCGAATGTACCGACATCGAGCTTTGCCCCGAATGCTTCTCGGCGGGGGCCGAGATTGGCCCGCATAGGCGCTGGCATGGCTACCAACTGGTAGATGGTGGGCGTTTCACTCTCTGGGGTGCCGAGGCCGAGGGCGGCTGGAGCAGCCGCGAGGAGCAACTCTTACTGGATGCTATCGAGCAGTTCGGCTTCGGCAACTGG GAAGATATGGCTACTCATGTTGGAGCATCACGAACACCTCAAGAAGTTATGGAACACTATGTGAGCATGTATATACATGGAAATCTTGGAAAAGCCTGCATTCCTGACGTTATTCCTAATAGAGTGACTGATCATACATGCCCGAGTGGTGGTCCACTTTCTCCTAGCCTTACAATGCCTCTGCCACCTTTAGATATAACAGTGGCTGAACAACAACAGCTTGGATACATGCCACTTCGAGATGATTATGAAATTGAGTATGATCAAGATGCTGAAACTCTAATTAGTGGCCTTTCAgttaattatgatgatgatgatgtggaaATAGAATTAAAAAGAGCTCATGTGGATATGTATGTAAGAAAACTCAAAGAGAGGCAGAGGCGAAAGAACATTGCTCGTGACTACAACTTGGTCCCTGCATTTTTAGGCAAGGATaggagagataaagaaaaacCTGCAAAGCGCAAAActacaaaagaagaaaaggaactgAGGTTAAAATTGAGATCTCTTTACCAGTTTATGTCTTGCAAAGAATTTGATGATTTCTTTGAAAATCTGCACAAGGAAAAGGTGCTTCGAACAAAAATAAGAGAACTCCAGCGTTATCGCCGAAATGGCATAACAAAAATGGAAGAGTCTGCAGAATATGAAGCAGCTAGAcacaaaagagagaaaaggaaagaaaataaaaacatcgGTACTTCtaaaagaggaaaagaggagggtAAAGATGGAGAATTCTCTGCAATTGAAAATCTTCCTGGCTTTGAACTGTTATCTGACCGAGAGAAAGTACTTTGTAACTCTATTAATCTGAGTCCAGCACGCTATGTGACAGTTAAAACTATAATTATTAAAGATCATCTTCAAAAAAGGCAGGGCATCCCGTCAAAAAGTCGCCTTCCTAGTTACTTGGATAAGATACTTAAAAAAAGGATTTTGAATTTTTTGACAGAAAGTGGTTGGATATCCAGGGATGCTTCTTAA
- the GRPEL1 gene encoding grpE protein homolog 1, mitochondrial isoform X1, with amino-acid sequence MASVVVCGARRLAGRAAFLLSGTPRRSTRLLCTMTREKGTGPNLEEEQSQSHNEQKPDSCSDANILTEEKTKLEQQLKEITDKYKRALADAENMRQRTQKLVEEAKLFGIQSFCKDLLEVADVLEKATESVPKEEVKDENPHLKNLYEGLAMTEVQIQKVFKKHGLVKLNPLGAKFDPYEHEALFHVPTEGKEPGTVALVSKVGYKLHSRTLRPALVAVVKEQ; translated from the exons ATGGCGTCGGTTGTGGTGTGCGGCGCGCGGCGGCTAGCGGGGCGAGCGGCTTTTCTCCTGTCAGGGACTCCGCGGCG ATCTACTCGACTGCTTTGCACAATGACCCGGGAGAAAGGCACTGGACCAAATTTGGAAGAAGAACAAAGCCAGAGCCACAATGAACAAAAACCTGATTCTTGCTCTGATGCAAATATATTAACAGAGGAGAAGACTAAACTGGAACAGCAATTAAAGGAAATAACT GATAAATATAAACGTGCTCTGGCAGATGCTGAAAATATGCGGCAGAGAACTCAGAAATTGGTAGAAGAAGCAAAGTTATTTG GAATTCAGAGTTTCTGCAAGGACTTACTGGAAGTTGCTGATGTTCTGGAAAAAGCAACCGAGTCTGTTCCCAAAGAAGAAGTTAAAGATGAAAACCCCCATTTGAAAAATCTTTATGAAGGTCTTGCCATGACTGAAGTTCAAATACAGAAAGTATTCAAAAAACATGGATTGGTGAAATTGAATCCTCTTGGAGCCAAATTTGATCCTTATGAACATGAAGCGTTATTTCATGTCCCCACAGAAGGGAAAGAACCGGGCACAGTAGCTTTAGTATCAAAAGTTGGCTACAAATTGCATAGCCGTACTTTAAGACCTGCTTTGGTAGCTGTTGTGAAAGAACAATAG
- the GRPEL1 gene encoding grpE protein homolog 1, mitochondrial isoform X2, with translation MTREKGTGPNLEEEQSQSHNEQKPDSCSDANILTEEKTKLEQQLKEITDKYKRALADAENMRQRTQKLVEEAKLFGIQSFCKDLLEVADVLEKATESVPKEEVKDENPHLKNLYEGLAMTEVQIQKVFKKHGLVKLNPLGAKFDPYEHEALFHVPTEGKEPGTVALVSKVGYKLHSRTLRPALVAVVKEQ, from the exons ATGACCCGGGAGAAAGGCACTGGACCAAATTTGGAAGAAGAACAAAGCCAGAGCCACAATGAACAAAAACCTGATTCTTGCTCTGATGCAAATATATTAACAGAGGAGAAGACTAAACTGGAACAGCAATTAAAGGAAATAACT GATAAATATAAACGTGCTCTGGCAGATGCTGAAAATATGCGGCAGAGAACTCAGAAATTGGTAGAAGAAGCAAAGTTATTTG GAATTCAGAGTTTCTGCAAGGACTTACTGGAAGTTGCTGATGTTCTGGAAAAAGCAACCGAGTCTGTTCCCAAAGAAGAAGTTAAAGATGAAAACCCCCATTTGAAAAATCTTTATGAAGGTCTTGCCATGACTGAAGTTCAAATACAGAAAGTATTCAAAAAACATGGATTGGTGAAATTGAATCCTCTTGGAGCCAAATTTGATCCTTATGAACATGAAGCGTTATTTCATGTCCCCACAGAAGGGAAAGAACCGGGCACAGTAGCTTTAGTATCAAAAGTTGGCTACAAATTGCATAGCCGTACTTTAAGACCTGCTTTGGTAGCTGTTGTGAAAGAACAATAG